In Planococcus shixiaomingii, the DNA window GGTATCGACCAAACGCAACGGCACACCGCGGACGTTGACGTATTCTTCTATTATATCACGGGTTGTTCCCGCTATTTCTGTAACAATAGCTTTATTTTCTTGCACTAAACTATTTAATAGAGAGGATTTCCCAACATTCGGACGGCCGATAATGACCGTTGAGAGCCCTTCTCTTAAAATTTTCCCTTGCGAAGATGTCTGAAGCAGGCGTTCGATTTCAGAACGCACCCATAGTGATTTCTCGAGCATGGCCGGACGCGTCATTTCTTCCACATCGTCATATTCGGGATAATCGATGTTCACTTCCATTTGTGCAATTGATTCGAGCAAAGCTTGACGCAGCGTCCCGATCAATTTGGATAGCCGGCCTTCCATCTGGCCAAGTGCGACATCCATCGCCCGATCGGTTTTAGCACGGATCAAATCCATGACCGCTTCTGCTTGCGACAAATCAATGCGGCCGTTCAAAAATGCCCGTTTCGTAAATTCTCCAGGCTCTGCAAGTCTTGCGCCGGCACGCAGCACAAGTGAAAGCACACGGTTGACGGACACAATCCCTCCGTGACAATTTATTTCAATCACGTCTTCACGTGTAAAAGTCTTTGGAGCTTTCATGAACGACACCATGACTTCTTCTACTACTTCCTCCGTCCACGGATCCTGCAAATGCCCATAATGAATCGTATGCGTCGCTTGAGAAGCTAAAACTTTTCCGCTCGGCGCACGAAACACCTTATCCGCAATTTCGATTGCCTTTGGACCGCTCAATCGGACGATTGCTATGGCGCCTTCGCCGCTCGGTGTGGATATCGCAGCAATTGTATCGAATTCCATGATGTTTCCTCCTTGGTGAAAGTTGTCCACATGTGGACAACTGATAAATGCCCGTGGCTTTCTAACGTATTACATTAGCATAAATGTGGAAAAATCGAAAGACAAAGAGATTGTTTTGCTATAACTTTTTCTTGAACTTAATAAAAATTATTTTATTTCTGAAACAAACTTTTTTAAAGCCGTCTTTTTCAAATCGTTTGGAAGCGGCTCCTATTAAAAATCAGACGCTGAACTTCTGTCATCTTTCTTTACTCCCTCTCTCGGATCCATGATTCGGAGATGAAGCTGCAAGGACGCAAGCATTAAAAGGCAGCTAAGTTTCTTATACAAGTTGAACTAACTTGCCCTTAAGTATTGATATTCTGCAAAGCCATATCTCATCAAGCTCTCTGAGAAACGGATGATGCTTATAGAGAAGAACTTCCTTTGCGATGGCGCGTCCAAGGGCTAGGCGAAGCAAGAAGACAGGTGGTTTTCCTGGCTTCTTGCGAAAGCTATGCCCAAAGCGGCCGAAGCAAGTTGTAAAAGCTAACTTCCTTTGATCAACATATATAAAACTTTTTATAAAGTTTTATTCCTTTTATAATTTTAATTTTGCAAAAAGCACAAAAAAAGGCGACTTGCTCTAAAGCAAGTCGCTTTCTTCATTATTTTAATGGTTCAATGACGAGATAACGGTTCGGATCTTTTCCTTCGGAATATGTTTCGATATCAAGCCTTCTTGATAAGGCTTGGTGAATCACTTTCCGTTCATACGAAGGCATCGGTTCGAATTGGACACGCCCGCCAGTGCGGATCGCTTTGTCCGCCATCCGGTCAGCTAATTGCTCCAACGTTTCTTGGCGGCGCTCCCGGTAATTTTCAGCATCAAGTTCGATCATTAAAAACTGGTTGGAGTATTTGTTCGCTACCAATTGCGCCAATTGCTGGAGAGAATTTAAAGTTTGGCCGCGTTTGCCGATTAGCATGGCAACTTTTTCACTTTCAAGATAAAAACTGACGTTTTTGCCTCTTTGCTCATGCGAAATTTTTAAATCATTGATTTTCATGCCTTCGGCAATGGAAATGATATAGTCTTTTGTTTCCTGGATTGCCCGCTCCCTTGTATCGACAGAGGTCTCTTCCGCTATTTCCGCTTGGATCGTCTCTGTTTCAACAGTTTCCGGCAACACATTCAGCTGCTCTTCACCAATCGCCGGCTGTGCAGGATCATTTACCTTTACTTCTACTTCAGCTTTTTTCGAACCGAAGCCCAAAAAGCCCTTTTTTTCCGTTTGAATCACATTGATGGTAACTTCTTCGCGTTTAACTTGGAGTTTTTCTAATGCTGCAGATATCGCGCTTTCAACAGTTGTACCCGTCTGCGTGATCTGTTTCACTTTTTAACCCCTCCTGCTTTTGTTTTAACAGATTTCCCCGTATTCATCTTAACAGGTTGTTTTTTCACAGGTTCAGCTACTTCTTTTTTCTCCCACGGGCGATAAATCACCAAGTTTTGAATAAGAGAAATGATATTTCCTACTACCCAGTAAAGCGTCAAGGCTGATGGCAAGACCACACCGAAACCGACAATCATGAACGGCATCAAATACATCATGATTTTCATTTGTGGATTATCCATTGCCGGGCCTGTACGCAAAACGATGAATTGCATAATACCTGCAATGATCGCTAAGGTAATGCTCGCTTCAGCAAGCGGGAAAATAAGAAACGCACCAAGGTCGATTGTCGGTGTGTTGTTCATCCGGCTAATTGCGTGATAGAAACCGATCAAGATTGGCATTTGAATCAATACTGGTAAACAGCCGGCCATCGGATTGACGCCTTTTTCTTTGAAAAGTGCCATCATTTCCTGCTGGTATTTCTGCTGCGTTACTGCATCTTTTGAAGCGTATTTCTCTTTTAAAGCTTTTAATGCGGGCTGTGCTTCCTGCATATTTTTCGCGCTGCGGGTCTGCTTGATCATCAACGGCAACAATACCAAACGAATGATGATTGTTACGGCGATAATCGCAAAACCGTATGTTCCAAGAAGACCTTTAAAATACGTAATCGCCGAAACGAGCGGCCAAACGATAAATTCATTCCAGAATCCCTCGCTTGAATCACTAATCGGCTGATTGTATTCAGTACAGCCGCTTAGCAGCAATGCTACCGCCACTAAAGAAACGAACAATAATAATCGCTTATTCAACGTTCTTCCCCCAAACTCTTTTTCAATTACTTCTATACTACCATTCCATCTATAGCGCTTGCTACTTCTTTGGCAAAGCACGTGCAATTTTCAATACGTGCTCCAAACTTTTCTTGCTTTCATGAAAATCCAAGGTGGCCGCCTGTTGCCGGGCGATAATAACGTAATCCGCATTTGGCAGCAAGTCATTTTCAAGTTCCAAAAATGTTTGCCTTATGTACCGTTTAATGCGATTTCGCGTAACTGCGTTTCCTACTTTTTTACTGACTGATAATCCTACCCGGAAATGGGGCTGATCGCTTTTCAAGACGTAAACGATAAACTGGCGATTTGCGAATGACTTTCCTTTTTTAAAAACTGTCTGAAACTCTTTGTTCTTTTTAATCCGTTGGCTTTTGTTCATTTC includes these proteins:
- the yidC gene encoding membrane protein insertase YidC → MNKRLLLFVSLVAVALLLSGCTEYNQPISDSSEGFWNEFIVWPLVSAITYFKGLLGTYGFAIIAVTIIIRLVLLPLMIKQTRSAKNMQEAQPALKALKEKYASKDAVTQQKYQQEMMALFKEKGVNPMAGCLPVLIQMPILIGFYHAISRMNNTPTIDLGAFLIFPLAEASITLAIIAGIMQFIVLRTGPAMDNPQMKIMMYLMPFMIVGFGVVLPSALTLYWVVGNIISLIQNLVIYRPWEKKEVAEPVKKQPVKMNTGKSVKTKAGGVKK
- the mnmE gene encoding tRNA uridine-5-carboxymethylaminomethyl(34) synthesis GTPase MnmE, which codes for MEFDTIAAISTPSGEGAIAIVRLSGPKAIEIADKVFRAPSGKVLASQATHTIHYGHLQDPWTEEVVEEVMVSFMKAPKTFTREDVIEINCHGGIVSVNRVLSLVLRAGARLAEPGEFTKRAFLNGRIDLSQAEAVMDLIRAKTDRAMDVALGQMEGRLSKLIGTLRQALLESIAQMEVNIDYPEYDDVEEMTRPAMLEKSLWVRSEIERLLQTSSQGKILREGLSTVIIGRPNVGKSSLLNSLVQENKAIVTEIAGTTRDIIEEYVNVRGVPLRLVDTAGIRETEDIVERIGVERSRKVLKEADLILYVLNYSEALTAEDELLFEAVKDMDYIVVINKTDLPQKIDLGQVQQLAGNKRLVTTSLIEEEGIDQLEESIAELFFEGELEAGDMTYVSNARHISLLHQAHQTISDAIEAAEMDVPVDMIQIDVTRTWEILGEIIGDTADDGLLNQLFSQFCLGK
- the jag gene encoding RNA-binding cell elongation regulator Jag/EloR, with the protein product MKQITQTGTTVESAISAALEKLQVKREEVTINVIQTEKKGFLGFGSKKAEVEVKVNDPAQPAIGEEQLNVLPETVETETIQAEIAEETSVDTRERAIQETKDYIISIAEGMKINDLKISHEQRGKNVSFYLESEKVAMLIGKRGQTLNSLQQLAQLVANKYSNQFLMIELDAENYRERRQETLEQLADRMADKAIRTGGRVQFEPMPSYERKVIHQALSRRLDIETYSEGKDPNRYLVIEPLK
- the rnpA gene encoding ribonuclease P protein component is translated as MNKSQRIKKNKEFQTVFKKGKSFANRQFIVYVLKSDQPHFRVGLSVSKKVGNAVTRNRIKRYIRQTFLELENDLLPNADYVIIARQQAATLDFHESKKSLEHVLKIARALPKK